Genomic segment of Sphingobium sp. Z007:
GCGCCCGGCGCGTCAGGATATGCCCCAGTTCCGGGTGCATCGCCCCATGCAATGGCCGCCCATGCAGCGCAAAACCCGCGCCCAGCCCGGTCCCGATCGTGATATAGCACAGGCAATCGGACGGCGCGTCGTTTTCCGCTCCAGCCCCCCAACGCACTTCCGCCAACGCCGCGCCATTGACGTCGGTATCGATCGCGGCGGGGCAGGGCAGCACGCCCGCCAGCGCGCCATAGATATCCGCACCGCTCCATCCCGGCTTGGGCGTCGGCAACATATGGCCGAAATCCGCCGCCGTCCGGTCCAGCCGCAACGGCCCGAACGATCCGATGCCCAGCGCCGCGAACGGTTCGTCCTCATGCCAGCGCCGCAGCAACGCCGCCCCCGCGCCCAGCGTCTCGGCGGGCGTCGTGGTCGCGATCGATACCCGCTCGACAATCTCCCGCCCCCGCGCCCGCAGCACGAACATCTTGGTCCCGCCCAGTTCGACACCGGCCAGATAGGGCAGGGCGCTCATAGGATGGTGCCTGGGGACATGAGAAGGGAAGACATGATGGACCGCGCCTCGGAAAGGAAAATCCTGCCCGTCATAGGCAAGCCGGCGCCATCCTTCCAGTTCCTATAGGCCAATGCCCCATCAACTGCCGATCGGCACAGCCTGTCACGCCCGTTCCCCGAACGCCGCCGCCAGCGCCTGCAACAGCCCATGCTCCGCCACCCCCTCATCCGCCAGCACGAAACCTAAGGTCCGCCGATGGTCGAATCCGGCCATCGGCACATGCACCACATCGGTGCTGCGATAGCAGTCGGGCATCACCGTCACCCCCATGCCTGCGCCCACCATCTGCAACGCCCGCTCGTCATTGGTTGTGCGCAGCGAAAAATGCGGCCGCACCCCGCGCTCCAGAAAGTGCCGGCTGGTCTGCGACAGCAATTCGCAATGCCGTCGCACGATCATCGTCTCGTCACGCAGGTCGTCCGCGTCGATCTGCGCCCGCCCGGCCAGCGGATGATCGGTGGCCATCACCATCGCATAGCCTTCCTCACCCACCACCTGCTGCGCCAGCGGCTGCGCGCCCGGCCGCAACAGAGTGAAGGCCGCATCCAGCCGATCGCGCGCCAGCATCGCGGTCAATTCCCGCTCGCTGGCGAAGGCGATCTCCACCGGCCCGCCGCCGCCCGCGCGATAGGCCCGCGCCGCCCGCGCCACCAGGGCGCCCGCAATGCTGCTCAGCACCCCGACCCGCACCGGCCGTTCCTGCGCGGTATCGGCCATCGCCCCCAGCGCGATATTGAACTCTCGCTCGATCCGCCGGGCATGGGTCAGGAATCGCGTGCCGGACTCGGTCAATTGCACACGCTGGTTCGTCCGGCTGAACAGTTGCCGTTGCAACGCATTCTCCAGCTTGGCGATCCCCGCCGACAAAGTGGGTTGCGACACGTTGCAATGCACCGCCGCGCGCGAAAAATTGCCCTGGTCCACCACCGCCAGGAAATAGCGGAGAAGATAGCGTTCGATCATAGTTTCCATCTATACACTGATATGCCACTGTCAATTTTCCAGCTGCATCGGACTGCGCTATGATCGGGCCATAGGAGAGAGACGCAATGACCGATTTCGATTTTGCGCTGGGCGACAATGCCGACATGATCCGCGACAGCGCGGCCCGTTTCTGCGCCGACCGCATCGCCCCGATCGCCGCCGAAATCGACGCGAAGGATTGGTTTCCGCGCGAATTATGGCCTGCCATGGGCGACCTTGGCCTGCACGGCATCACGGTCGAGGAACAATGGGGCGGCCTGGGCCTGGGCTATCTCGAACATGTCGTCGCGCAGGAGGAAGTCGCCCGCGCCTCCGCCTCTATAGGCCTCAGCTATGGCGCCCACTCCAACCTGTGCGTCAACCAGATCCGCCGCTGGGGCAATGACGCGCAAAAGGCGAAATATCTCCCCAAGCTCATCTCCGGCGAGCATGTCGGCTCCCTCGCCATGTCAGAAGCGGGCGCCGGCTCCGATGTCGTCTCGATGAAGTTGAAAGCCGAAAAGCAGGGAGATCGCTACGTCCTCAACGGCACGAAATATTGGATCACCAATGCGACTTATGCCGATACGCTCGTCGTCTATGCCAAGACCGGGGAGGGTTCCAAAGGCATCACCACCTTCCTGATAGAAAAGGACATGAAGGGCTTCTCCATCGGTCAGAAGATCGACAAGATGGGGATGCGCGGCTCCCCCACCGCCGAACTGGTGTTCGACGATTGCGAAGTGCCGGAGGAGAATATCATGGGTCCGCTCAACGGCGGCGTCGGCATATTGATGTCGGGCCTCGACTATGAACGCACAGTGCTAGCGGGCATCCAGCTTGGCATCATGCAGGCCTGCCTCGACACCGTCATACCCTATGTCCGTGAGCGCCAGCAATTCGGGCGCCCCATCGGCGCCTTCCAGCTGATGCAGGCCAAAGTCGCCGACATGTATGTCGCGCTCAACTCGGCCCGCGCCTATGTCTATGCCGTCGCCAGGGCCTGCGATTCGGGCAAGACGACGCGCTTCGACGCGGCGGGCGCAATCCTGCTAGCGTCGGAAAACGCTATGAAGGTGGCGCTGGAGGCTGTGCAGGCGTTGGGCGGCGCGGGTTATACGAAGGACTGGCCGGTCGAACGCTATATGCGCGACGCCAAGCTGCTGGACATTGGCGCCGGCACCAACGAAATCCGCCGGATGCTCATCGGCCGCGAGTTGATCGGCGCATGACCGCCCCCATCCTCGACACCAAGCTGGCCGCCGACAGCGAAGCCTTCCGCGCCAACACCGCGCACAACCGCGCGCTCGCCGAAGACCTGCGCGCCAAAGTCGCCACCGCCGCCCAGGGCGGCTCCGCCTCCGCCCGCGACAAGCACGTTGCCCGCGGCAAACTCCTCCCCCGCGACCGCGTCGAACGGCTGCTCGACCCCGGCTCACCCTTCCTCGAAATCGGCCAGCTCGCCGCCAACGGCCTTTATGGCGACGAAGTCCCCGGCGCGGGCCTCATCGCCGGCATCGGCCGCGTCTCCGGCCGTCAGGTGATGATCGGCTGCAACGACGCCACGGTGAAGGGCGGCACCTATTACCCCCTGACCGTCAAAAAGCATCTGCGCGCGCAGGAAATCGCGCTCGAAAATAATCTCCCCTGCATCTATCTGGTCGACAGCGGCGGCGCGAACCTGCCCAACCAGGCGGAGGTCTTTCCCGACCGCGACCATTTCGGCCGCATCTTCTATAATCAGGCGAACCTGTCCGCGCGCGGCATCCCCCAGATCGCCTGCGTCATGGGCAGCTGCACCGCAGGCGGCGCCTATGTCCCTGCCATGTCCGACGAAACCGTGATCGTCCGCAACCAGGGCACCATCTTCCTCGCCGGCCCGCCGCTGGTGCAGGCGGCGACGGGCGAAGTAATCAGCGCCGAGGATCTGGGCGGCGGCGACCTGCACGGCCGCAAGTCGGGCGTGGTCGATCATGTCGCGACAAGTGACGACCATGCCCTCACCATCGTCCGCGACATCGTCTCCACCCTCCAGCCCGATCGCCAGCCCGACCTCAACCTGCGCGATCCCCGCCCGCCGAAATTCGACGCCACCGACCTCTACGGCATCATCCCGGACGACGTTCGCGCGCCCTATGACGTGCGCGAAATCATCGCCCGCCTTGTCGACGGCAGCGAGTTCCACGAGTTCAAAGCGCTCTACGGCACCACGCTGGTCTGCGGTTTCGCCCATATCTGGGGGATGCCGGTCGCGATCCTGGCGAATAATGGCGTCCTCTTCAGCGAAAGCGCCCTAAAAGGCGCGCACTTCATCGAACTCGCCTGCC
This window contains:
- a CDS encoding ROK family protein — its product is MSALPYLAGVELGGTKMFVLRARGREIVERVSIATTTPAETLGAGAALLRRWHEDEPFAALGIGSFGPLRLDRTAADFGHMLPTPKPGWSGADIYGALAGVLPCPAAIDTDVNGAALAEVRWGAGAENDAPSDCLCYITIGTGLGAGFALHGRPLHGAMHPELGHILTRRAPGDAFPGACPFHGDCIEGLVAGPALAQRFGVPGQEIAADDPRWDHVAHDMAQMIGTTLLTTAARQVLIGGGVGMGRADLLDRVRARVVAQLAGYLPFVTDETIGAIVRRPALGDLAGPLGAVALAMDALADVDRG
- a CDS encoding carboxyl transferase domain-containing protein — its product is MTAPILDTKLAADSEAFRANTAHNRALAEDLRAKVATAAQGGSASARDKHVARGKLLPRDRVERLLDPGSPFLEIGQLAANGLYGDEVPGAGLIAGIGRVSGRQVMIGCNDATVKGGTYYPLTVKKHLRAQEIALENNLPCIYLVDSGGANLPNQAEVFPDRDHFGRIFYNQANLSARGIPQIACVMGSCTAGGAYVPAMSDETVIVRNQGTIFLAGPPLVQAATGEVISAEDLGGGDLHGRKSGVVDHVATSDDHALTIVRDIVSTLQPDRQPDLNLRDPRPPKFDATDLYGIIPDDVRAPYDVREIIARLVDGSEFHEFKALYGTTLVCGFAHIWGMPVAILANNGVLFSESALKGAHFIELACQRRIPLLFLQNISGFMVGGKYEAEGIAKNGAKLVTAVATAQVPKITVLIGGSFGAGNYGMCGRAYGPRFLFTWPNARISVMGGEQAASVLATVHRDASQWTPDEAEAFKAPIRQRFEEEGNPYYATARLWDDGVIDPAQTRDVLGLAFAATLNAPVPDRAQFGIFRM
- a CDS encoding LysR family transcriptional regulator — its product is METMIERYLLRYFLAVVDQGNFSRAAVHCNVSQPTLSAGIAKLENALQRQLFSRTNQRVQLTESGTRFLTHARRIEREFNIALGAMADTAQERPVRVGVLSSIAGALVARAARAYRAGGGGPVEIAFASERELTAMLARDRLDAAFTLLRPGAQPLAQQVVGEEGYAMVMATDHPLAGRAQIDADDLRDETMIVRRHCELLSQTSRHFLERGVRPHFSLRTTNDERALQMVGAGMGVTVMPDCYRSTDVVHVPMAGFDHRRTLGFVLADEGVAEHGLLQALAAAFGERA
- a CDS encoding isovaleryl-CoA dehydrogenase, yielding MTDFDFALGDNADMIRDSAARFCADRIAPIAAEIDAKDWFPRELWPAMGDLGLHGITVEEQWGGLGLGYLEHVVAQEEVARASASIGLSYGAHSNLCVNQIRRWGNDAQKAKYLPKLISGEHVGSLAMSEAGAGSDVVSMKLKAEKQGDRYVLNGTKYWITNATYADTLVVYAKTGEGSKGITTFLIEKDMKGFSIGQKIDKMGMRGSPTAELVFDDCEVPEENIMGPLNGGVGILMSGLDYERTVLAGIQLGIMQACLDTVIPYVRERQQFGRPIGAFQLMQAKVADMYVALNSARAYVYAVARACDSGKTTRFDAAGAILLASENAMKVALEAVQALGGAGYTKDWPVERYMRDAKLLDIGAGTNEIRRMLIGRELIGA